TACGAAAACATCGATGTTTCGGTTGAAATTATGTCTCACGATGAGGCATTGAAAAAAGGCGCTATGGCATTATTTCAAGAAAAGTACGGAGATGTTGTCAGAGTTGTAAATGTATCTGATTATAGCAAAGAGCTATGCGGAGGAACTCATGTAGATAATACGGGAAATATAGGAGTGTTCAAAATTATTTCAGAAAGTGGTGTTGCTGCAGGTATCAGGAGGATAGAAGCTGTAACTGGAATAAATGCTGTAAAGTATTTGAATGAAAAAGAGGAAATAATAGCTAATGTTGGTCAAATCCTTAAAGTTAATGAGAAAGACATAGTAAATAGAGTAATTGGATTGAATCAGACTATAAAAGATTACGAGAAACAGATAGAACAGTTGAAGTCGAAAATTGTTTCGTCTACATCTGAGAGATTAATCAATTCAGCAGTGGATTTTAATGGGGTGAAATTTATTAGCACTGTGCTAAATGATTTGGATGTGGATGAACTGAAAATGATGGGCGATATACTTAAAGACAAATTAAAGAGTGCTGTTTTAGTATTTGCCACAATAAGAAATGGGAAAATTAATTTTGTAGGAATGGCTACAAAAGATGCAGTTAAATTTGGTATAAATGTGGGAACTATTATAAAGGAAGTATGCCAAATTGCCGGTGGAAAGGGCGGCGGAAGACCTGATATGGCACAAGGTGTCGGAAATAACCTAGATAAAATAAATGATGCTTTAAATGCATCAAAGATGTTGGTTATGGAGAAGCTTCAAATAAAATAAAACTTGAGCTTGACTCATATTCATCATTTAATATATTATAGACGTATAATATATTAAATGAAAATCCCATAGAGGTGATATAAAATGACAGATAAAAATGACGAAACCATGAGATTCCATCTCGAGAATGAAGACAACAAAGCAAGGGAGATACTAAAATCCGTATATGATGCTTTATTGGAAAAAGGATATAATCCTATTAATCAGATAGTAGGATATATTCTTTCAGGTGACCCTACTTACATA
This portion of the Thermoanaerobacterium sp. RBIITD genome encodes:
- a CDS encoding IreB family regulatory phosphoprotein, producing the protein MTDKNDETMRFHLENEDNKAREILKSVYDALLEKGYNPINQIVGYILSGDPTYITSHKNARNLIRKIERDELVEELVKNYLGK